The following proteins are co-located in the Salvelinus fontinalis isolate EN_2023a chromosome 29, ASM2944872v1, whole genome shotgun sequence genome:
- the LOC129827228 gene encoding uncharacterized protein DDB_G0271670-like yields the protein SSTTSSTTSSTTSSTTSSTTISTTSSSTSSSTSSTTSSSTSSTTSSTTSSTTSSTTSSTTSSTTSSSTSSSTSSSTSSTTSSSTSSSTSSTTSSTTSSTTSSSTSSSTSSTTSSTTSSTTSSTTSSTTISTTSSSTSSSTSSTTSSTTSSTTSSSTSSTTSSSTSSTTSSTTSSTTSSTTSSSTSSSTSSTTSSTTSSSTSSTTSSTTSSTTSSTTSSTTSSSTSSSTSSTTSSTTSSTTSSSTSSTTSSTTSSSTSSTTSSTTSSTTSSTTSSSTSSTTSSTTSSTTSSTTSSSTSSSTSSTTSSSTSSTTSSTTSSTTSSSTSSTTSSTTISTTSSTTSSTTSSTTSSTTSSTTSSTTISTTSSTTSSSTISTTSSSTSSTTSSTTSSTTSSTTSSTTSSTTIST from the coding sequence agcagcactaccagcagtactaccagcagtactaccagcagtactaccagcagtactaccatcagtactaccagcagctctaccagcagctctaccagcagtactaccagcagctctaccagcagtactaccagcagtactaccagcagtactaccagcagtactaccagcagtactaccagcagtactaccagcagctctaccagcagctctaccagcagctctaccagcagtactaccagcagctctaccagcagctctaccagcagtactaccagcagtactaccagcagtactaccagcagctctaccagcagctctaccagcagtactaccagcagtactaccagcagtactaccagcagtactaccagcagtactaccatcagtactaccagcagctctaccagcagctctaccagcagtactaccagcagtactaccagcagtactaccagcagctctaccagcagtactaccagcagctctaccagcagtactaccagcagtactaccagcagtactaccagcagtactaccagcagctctaccagcagctctaccagcagtactaccagcagtactaccagcagctctaccagcagtactaccagcagtactaccagcagcactaccagcagtactaccagcagtactaccagcagctctaccagcagctctaccagcagtactaccagcagtactaccagcagtactaccagcagctctaccagcagtactaccagcagtactaccagcagctctaccagcagtactaccagcagtactaccagcagcactaccagcagtactaccagcagctctaccagcagtactaccagcagtactaccagcagcactaccagcagtactaccagcagctctaccagcagctctaccagcagtactaccagcagctctaccagcagtactaccagcagtactaccagcagtactaccagcagctctaccagcagtactaccagcagtactaccatcagtactaccagcagcactaccagcagtactaccagcagtactaccagcagtactaccagcagtactaccagcagtactaccatcagtactaccagcagcactaccagcagctctaccatcagtactaccagcagctctaccagcagtactaccagcagtactaccagcagtactaccagcagtactaccagcagtactaccagcagtactaccatcagtact
- the LOC129827194 gene encoding uncharacterized protein DDB_G0271670-like, which translates to SSTSSSTSSTTSSSTSSSTSSTTSSTTSSTTSSSTSSTTISTTSSSTSSTTSSTTSSTTSSTTSSSTSSTTSSTTSSTTSSTTSSTTSSTTSSTTISTTSSSTSSTTSSTTSSTTSSTTSSTTSSTTSSTTSSSTSSTTSSTTSSSTSSTTSSTTSSTTSSTTSSSTSSTTSSTTSSTTSSTTSSTTSSTTISTTSSTTSSTTSSSTSSSTSSTTSSTTSSTTSSTTISTTISTTSSTTSSTTSSSTSSTTSSSTSSTTSSTTSSTTSSSTSSTTSSTTSSTTSSTTSSTTSSSTSSTTSSTTSSTTSSSTSSSTSSTTSSTTSSTTSSTTSSTTS; encoded by the coding sequence agctctaccagcagctctaccagcagtactaccagcagctctaccagcagctctaccagcagtactaccagcagtactaccagcagtactaccagcagctctaccagcagtactaccatcagtactaccagcagctctaccagcagtactaccagcagtactaccagcagtactaccagcagtactaccagcagctctaccagcagtactaccagcagtactaccagcagtactaccagcagtactaccagcagtactaccagcagtactaccagcagtactaccatcagtactaccagcagctctaccagcagcactaccagcagtactaccagcagtactaccagcagtactaccagcagtactaccagcagtactaccagcagtactaccagcagctctaccagcagtactaccagcagtactaccagcagctctaccagcagtactaccagcagtactaccagcagtactaccagcagtactaccagcagctctaccagcagtactaccagcagtactaccagcagtactaccagcagtactaccagcagtactaccagcagtactaccatcagtactaccagcagcactaccagcagtactaccagcagctctaccagcagctctaccagcagtactaccagcagtactaccagcagtactaccagcagtactaccatcagtactaccatcagtactaccagcagcactaccagcagtactaccagcagctctaccagcagtactaccagcagctctaccagcagtactaccagcagtactaccagcagtactaccagcagctctaccagcagtactaccagcagcactaccagcagtactaccagcagcactaccagcagtactaccagcagctctaccagcagtactaccagcagtactaccagcagtactaccagcagctctaccagcagctctaccagcagtactaccagcagtactaccagcagtactaccagcagtactaccagcagtactaccagc